A single genomic interval of Sulfolobales archaeon harbors:
- a CDS encoding copper chaperone PCu(A)C, which produces MKRATIAILIVVIIAAVAGGTILWSYLQTPSIEIHEPGFVMTPKAIAVYMMIHNHGFGSDCLLGADVEAPFKARGEIHQTVVEGGVASMKPVDKICIAGRSEVSLEPGGYHIMIMGNFTEDIKELTIVLHFQKSGDIRVRVPISSQQETHTH; this is translated from the coding sequence TTGAAAAGAGCCACTATAGCGATTCTCATAGTGGTTATCATAGCAGCGGTAGCAGGGGGCACGATCCTCTGGAGCTATCTACAAACACCATCAATAGAGATCCACGAACCCGGATTCGTGATGACACCAAAGGCAATAGCTGTTTACATGATGATCCATAACCACGGATTTGGATCCGACTGCCTATTAGGGGCAGATGTAGAAGCACCATTCAAGGCAAGGGGAGAGATACACCAAACAGTAGTAGAGGGAGGAGTAGCCTCTATGAAGCCCGTTGACAAGATATGCATAGCAGGAAGATCAGAGGTTAGCCTAGAGCCAGGTGGATACCACATAATGATCATGGGGAACTTCACAGAAGATATAAAGGAGCTAACAATAGTACTACACTTCCAGAAAAGCGGAGATATAAGGGTGAGGGTACCTATATCATCACAGCAGGAGACACATACACATTAG